One genomic region from Candidatus Endomicrobiellum trichonymphae encodes:
- a CDS encoding co-chaperone GroES, protein MIRPLGEKVLVKPAEPKEVKKGGIIIPDTAKEKPQEGEIIAVGTGKRTEDGKIIALDVKVGDKILFGKYSGTEAKIDDVEYLIMSQDDILGIIE, encoded by the coding sequence ATGATTAGACCACTAGGTGAAAAGGTTTTAGTTAAGCCTGCAGAACCCAAAGAAGTAAAAAAAGGCGGCATTATTATTCCTGATACTGCAAAGGAAAAACCACAGGAGGGAGAAATTATCGCGGTTGGAACCGGCAAAAGAACTGAAGACGGGAAAATAATAGCTTTAGACGTAAAGGTAGGTGATAAAATACTTTTTGGAAAATATTCCGGAACAGAAGCTAAGATTGACGACGTAGAATATCTTATAATGTCGCAGGATGATATTTTGGGGATAATTGAATA
- a CDS encoding 7-cyano-7-deazaguanine synthase, which translates to MGVTSVDFLNYPDRPLEFIEAYNNVLKALKTKIIVQFPLWMKTWYKINKDTWTCYNDYKKLCMECDSCKLRIKCFKDAEINDTVLA; encoded by the coding sequence ATTGGCGTTACTTCTGTGGATTTCTTAAATTACCCTGACCGTCCGCTGGAATTTATAGAAGCCTACAATAATGTTTTAAAAGCGCTTAAGACAAAAATAATCGTTCAATTTCCGCTATGGATGAAAACTTGGTATAAAATAAATAAAGATACGTGGACTTGTTATAACGACTATAAAAAACTGTGCATGGAATGCGATTCGTGTAAATTGAGAATAAAATGTTTTAAAGATGCGGAAATAAATGACACTGTTCTTGCCTGA
- a CDS encoding 7-cyano-7-deazaguanine synthase, with product MLKGYKCTCLMLDCGQKHSKEILSSVKITKSVKTEYSIIKINLPWFGDSLTSKNKKIPVHKHLPKTIPSTYAPRRNINFLSYALS from the coding sequence CTGTTAAAAGGATATAAATGCACCTGCTTGATGCTTGATTGCGGGCAAAAACATAGTAAAGAAATTTTGTCTTCTGTTAAGATTACAAAATCTGTCAAAACAGAATATTCCATTATAAAAATAAATCTGCCATGGTTCGGTGATTCATTGACAAGCAAAAACAAAAAAATTCCGGTTCATAAACATTTGCCAAAAACCATTCCCTCTACTTATGCTCCGAGAAGGAACATTAATTTTCTCTCTTATGCGTTGTCTTGA